Below is a genomic region from Balaenoptera ricei isolate mBalRic1 chromosome 3, mBalRic1.hap2, whole genome shotgun sequence.
ctgtgttgggtcttcgtttctgtgcgagggctttctctagttgtggcaagcgggggccactcttcattgcggtgcgcgggcctctcactatcgcggcctctcttgttgcggagcacaggctccagacgcgcaggctgtgtaattgtggctcacgggcctagttgctccgcggcatgtgtgatcttcccagaccagggctcgaacccgtgtgccctgcattggcaggcagattctcaaccactgcgccaccagggaagccccttgttctttaagatttatttttatttatttatttaggctgctccaggtcttagttgctgcatacggattttttgttgttgttgtggcatgtgtgtgggatctagtttcctgaccaggggttgaacccaggccccctgctttgggatgGAGTCTtaccctctggaccaccagggaagtcctggcttgttcttaattaattttctgaaattatttgcTTCACAATTTAAAACCTCTGCTCTTAGGGGAGACATGACAAACTCCAGGAAATAGAAGTTTGGAAAGGGATTTTGTTTGCTGGATTTTCGACAAAACAAAACTTCAGCCTGAGTCTGGATTAATTTAGGATTTTTAAGAACTACCACTGAGCCTGGAATTTTTGGCATAGTCTTGAATGAGTGAGACCTAGTTATAGAAGAGGTAAGATTCCTCTAAGGTCAGTGTGTCAGTATTTGACATTCAGCTTCAGAAATAGGGTTCCATATTTAATAGTGTTTAAATTCAGTTTTccttaatgttctttttctgaacATCAATTTAGGAAGACAGTTAATCTGGACTTTCACTCTTTCATAGCACTGTAATATTTTGGCCTAAATTGCtcatctgtatgtgtgtttggGTGCTAGTTACAGGGCTGTATACACTtagatttgtgcacttttctgtatgttatacttcaataaagcagtttttagaaataaaagaatgtagAGAAGTTGTCTTTCTTTACTGTGTTTGGAAAATTATTCTAGTTGTGTTGGCATTACTAACATTTAATATATTTCCATCTTTGAGGTTTCACCTAGATACATTTGGGCAATATTTTATTCCGAGACATTTGTAATTGACTATTCTTAAAGATGTGGAGGATAGTTGCTGTTGATTTTAAAGAACAAAGTTTAAAGAGTTTGAATTGATTTACTGTTCCAAACATAGTAATGTGTGATTACACAACCcttatttgaaaaggaaaaaatattagacACTTTAATATACTCCGGTTATAGATCTTTCTCATGTCCTTCCCACCATCCACCCCCAAGCTTCTGGCTCTTTCTTTCTAAGTCTTCCCTGTTATCTCCAAACTGCACTTAATCATGTAGTTCAGCCCTAAATAATGCCTGTTGTAGATGCTGTTTACTTTGTGCGTGACCTTCGGGAGAACTTGGTCTCATACTTAACTTCCACGGGCTCCTATGGTACAgtgtaggcatttaataaatacttgttgattgaGTGAAATTGCCTCTCAGATGTTCAGGGATTTTTGTTCTGAGGaatcttagaagaaaattatTCTGCTTTTCTCTTAGTGAAGAGGACTCTTTAATACAGTGTgtgatgtttttccttttttgaaaattatattccattttgaAGACTTGGAAAAGGAGATAAGGGGAAAATGTCCATAATCGTACTATTTATAGATGCTTTTTGTAACCCTTTTTAATGATAAAAGCATACTTTTAAACCAGATTATGCTTTAGTTAACATTGAAGGGCTGGTATATGCTGGACACAGCTATGTATGCCCTTCCATATGCATTCTCATTTTATATGAACTTTGAAAAGTAATATGAAAcagaataaatgtattttaagaaattttatcttttatacatctttatttgtgttctttgaagtgactattttaaaaaataccacttTTGCCTATGCTGTAAAAAGCTTTGTGAAATTTTCATTATTGCAACCTTAAGTTTCAAGTTTAAACAATATTCATATGCCAGTGATATGCAGAGCATGATGGTAGGTGCCCTGAGGGCTACCAGGCCGAATGAGTCCTACACTCAATGCTTTCTGTGCTCAAAGAATTAATGGTCCAGTGTGTAAAAATGACAGtggaaaggacaagagaaataaCCATGGAGTGAGAGGTCACTGGAGATTGATATCATTAGTTTTCTTAGTGATGCAAGGAAACTATGAGCTCAGTAGTAATGTCATTACCCTACTTCTGTTGCTTAGATTGGCTTATCTTGGGAGCTACGGGGCATTGCTCATCCTGAAGATCAGGTGACCACCGACATCAGCCATGTCATCCAGGCCTCTTGAAAGTCCACCTCCTTATAGACCTGATGAATTGTAAGTAAATACGTaagtcttcttctttttctttgactgagcctcgcagcttgtgggatttgagttccctgaccagggattgaacccaggccctcggcagtgagagcatggagtcctaaccactggaccaccaggggattccccttttcttttttttaagtctattacatgtaaaaaaaaaaaaaaaaaaaaaaaaaaggtgtagtTGAAACTTTCATCTGTTATGTGTTTGctataaaatagaatagaatagaataaaataaaataaaactgttatgtGTTTGGTGATTTGTAAAATCAAATTGAACCAAAGGGTATGCAGTGAAGAGTGAGTTTCCCTCTTACCTATAACTTCCAGGATGACAGCTTTTTTCTGCAGTGGGAGCTATTATCACTTGATTTTAATGTTTGCTCTAATATAGTCTAGgcttatatttgtgtgtatatttgttcctttttgtttttcacaagtGGTATGAAGCTTCCATATTAATGCCTTTTTTAGATGACTGTTGGCAATAGATTGTCAGTTTTTCAGATAAcacctttattgaggtataagtcACACACCTgacaattcacccatttagaaTGGGCAGTTCATTGGTTTGGGTGTAtccacagagttgtgcagccattacCGCaatcagttttagaatattttcatcatccccttCCCAAAGAAACCCCTCTATCCGTTAGCGGtcattccccatttccccctagTACTAGGCAACCACCAGTCCACTTTGTTTCTAGATTTGtccattctggatatttcatagaaatggaatcatacaatgtttggtcttttgtgactgacttctttcacttagcaataatgTTTTCCACATTGTTAATTTTAAGTGATTccttaattatattaaaacaagaaacatggggcttccctggtggcacagtggttgagaatctgcctgccaatgcagggggcacgggttcgagccctggtctgggaagatcccacatgccgcggagcaactaggcccgtgagccacaactgctgagcctgcgcgtctggagcctgtgctccacaacaaaagaggccgcgatagtgagaggcccgcgcaccgccatgaagagtggcccccacttgccataactagagaaagccctcgcacagaaacgaagactcaacgcaaccaaaaataaaaataaattaattaaaaaaaataaaaataaaaagctcccCAAAGTAGAaaatgtccatttaaaaaaaaaaaaaaaaaaaaagaaagaaacaaagttgagGGTTCTTGGTGTCTTTAGCCATTTGGAGATTTAACAATGAattcttaagttttaaatttgCTGTCAAACATTGATAAGGGTTTCCTCCTTTAAGTAGTTTGTAGCTTTAACTCTGATAACTGTAGTTAAGGGGATGTGCTTCTATTACATAGCCTCCTGACCGATACCTGAATGTGGTAGGGACACAGTTGTTTATGGCAATGAGATATGCTGGAGAATATAGTAACTGAGTAGTGCTCCATTAACCTCATACTTATTTTTGTAAACAgtggtgaaatatacatatagaaaaggGCACAGAATGTGCatataaaatgatgaataaattaaatacaaagcaaaatcatCATCTCAGTCAAGAAATAGAGCACCTCAGTCTTTGCCTGTGTCCTCTCCTTCCTGTGGAAACCACTGTTCTGACATATGGCCATCACTtgcttttctctattattttaccACTTTGTACATCCTGAACAATATGGTTTAGTTTTACTTGTTCTTAAACTTTGTATGAACGTAATATgctgtatgtattcttttctgctttgtttctttCAACTTGTAAGATTTATCTACATGAATTTGTAGTTCATTTTTTTGCTTCAGAGCAGTGCTAAAGAAATACAGTGTGAGCCATATATGTAGTTTCATGTTTTCTTGTAaccatattaaaaagaaattaattttactaatatatttcacttaactcaatatatccaaaatgttatcatttcaacatgtgatTGATATAAACACTGGTTTACAAGatagtttatattctttttttagcagtctttattttttagagcagttctaGGTTCACAGCACAATTGAGAGACACGTACAGAGATTTCCTATAGGCCCCCtgcccacacatgcatagcttccccactatcaacatccccaccagagtggtgcatttgttacaactgaggaacctacattgacacatcattatcactcaaagtccatagtcaGGACTAGGGTTCTCTCCTGCTGATGTTACATTCTTCCCTCATACTATGAGCACTTTGTGTTTTACACTTCACAGCACATCTCATTTGGGACTGGCTGCATTTCAAGTGCTCCGTCCATCTGTGCGGCTAGCGGCTGTCATAATAGCACAGCTCCATAGCATTCCATTGTGAGGCTCTATCACAGTTACCCATGGCACTGTAGGCAGACGTTTGGACTGTTTCCAGCTTGGCGTTATCATAAGCAATGTTTCTGTGAACATTACACTGTTAATGGGAGTATAAGTGAATCagtcactttagaaaacagtttgacatTGTCTAGTAgagctgaaaattaaaaaaaaaatttgacccagaaattctactcctggaTATATACCCTAAAAAAAAGTGCCTGTGTGTATCAGGATGTATGTTGGAGACTGTGTCAGAGCTACGCTGTTCATGACAGccccaaatggaaacaacccaagtatctaAGTAGAATGTTTTACTGAATTTTCTTCCTTGTCAATTTCATTGTTCTCTCCAgtttctccatttccttttcattctcatttacGGGACTCAGGTAATTCTAATTCCTATGGTTAGTGGCACCCAGTAGTAAGATGTCTCCTTTGGAGTGAGGAAGGCGGTCTATAGaaataatgacaaaaacaaaaggGGCTTTAGTTGGTTTAGGAGTTGAATTTTGCCTCGCCAGGGCCCACAGTTTTTAGATTCAATGTGTCCACGCATCAGTGTGTCTGTTACAAGCTGTGTGTTTATCATTAAATTACTGGAGTTTGCAAGGTATTTTTATAAAGGAGATTCTGATCTGATTAGCCACCATTCTGATGAGCCCTCATTGGTAACTGATCTACTTTGTAGCTCTTGTCTTAACTGGCTGTAGTTCATGTAGTGCTTCGTTTAATGTCTTACTGCCCTGACAGACTGTACTCTGTGATGGGCCTGGACTGAGGCTGTcctgttcactgttgtatccccagtacctagcacAGAGCCCAGCACGCGTCAGCCTGGCAACTCCAGTAAATAGCCgccaaatgaataagtgaatgaatgtgcTTTCTTAGGTAAGAGAGCGAGGCTGCCAGGATTTACACGTGACCCAGTGGAGGCCACTGTAAGTGTCAAGTCTGAAGGAATCGGTCTTCAGTCACAAAGGCAAAAGGGCTGATACCACTGTTCTAAACTCCCTGGGTCCCATCCCCAGGGATTATGATTTAACTGGTCTGGAGTGCTCCGTCTGGGGATTTTATacatccccaggtgattctaacatgcTGCAAAATTTGAGAACCTCTGTTCCGTAGAAACTAAGCAGTCATTCTCAATGTGTGGTTTCCAGACTGCAGCATCAACAGCATCTAGAAACTTGTTCTACCCCAGACCTGCAGACTCAGCAGCTCTGGGGATGAGGGCCAAcaaaccctccaggtgattctgatgcatcaTGCACAGATATGTTTACTGTTCAATGGATGTCTGAGTCAGTTGGGGCTACTGTAATagagtaccatagactgggtggcttataaacaacagaaacttatttctcacagtctggaggctggaagcccaagatATGGTGCAAACATGGTCCGGTTCTGGTGGAGGCCATCTTCCAGATTGCAGACTTCTTGTATCCTCACATTGTAGAAGGGGTGAGAGAggtctctggggcctcttttttaaaaaaaattatttatttatttatttttggctgtgttgggtcttcgttgctgcgcgtgggctttctctagttgcagcaagcgggggttactcttcgttgtggtgtgcaggctctgggcacgcgggctcagtagttgtggcgcacgggcttagttgttccgcggcatgtgggatcttcccagaccagggctcgaacctgtgtcccctgcattggcaggcggattcttaaccactgtgccactgggtAAGTCCGGGGGTTAGGATTTTGATATTTGAATTTGGTAGGGGTGTGGGAGGATACAGATTGCCCCATTACAGTGGAACAGTacaaataatagttttatttgcCAGTGGTTTGTTCAGATTATTCCAGGTactttatttgttctttctgCTCACCACTACAAATTGCTAACTTaaaattttcatgtgcttttcagCAAACCCAATCATTATGCACCAAGCAATGACGTATATGGTGGAGAGATGCACGTTCGACCAATGCTCTCTCAGCCAGCGTATTCTTTCTACCCGGAAGATGAAATTCTCCACTTCTACAAATGGACCTCTCCTCCAGGAGTGATTCGGATTCTGTCTATGCTTATTATCGTGATGTGCATTGCCATTTTTGCCTGTGTTGCCTCCACTCTTGCCTGGGACAGAGGCTATGGAACCTTAATAGGAGGTGGTATTGGCTACCCTTATGGAGGAAGTGGCTTTGGTAGCTACGGAAGTGGATATGGCTATGGTTATGGCTACGGTTATGGCTATGGAGGAGGCTATACAGATCCAAGAGCTGCAAAGGGATTCCTACTGGCCATGGCTGCCTTTTGTTTCATGGCTGCATTGGTGATATTTGTTACCAGCGTTATAAGATCTGAAATATCTAGAACAAGAAGATTTTATTTGACTGTGATAATAGTGAGTGCTGTCCTGGCCATTATGGTGTTTATTGCCACAATTGTCTATATAATTGGAGTCAACCCAACTGCCCAGGCATCTGGGTCTCTCTACAGTTCACAAATATATGCCCTCTGCAACCAGTTTTATACACCTGCAGCTGCTGGAATCTATGTGGATCAATATTTATATCACTACTGTGTGGTGGATCCCCAGGAGGTAtggatagttttgtttttttcctcctctctttccttGGGTCAGAGGCTCTCATCTTGGGATGCTTAATAGATTCACTTTGGGAATGTTTAAAAAGATATTGATGCCACGCCCCACTTCTATTTAAATCAGAAACTGGGAGAAGGGCTGGGTGTCATTAAGGTATGATTAAACATACCAtctaattcatccatttaaaatacagttcagtatttttagtatattcacagagttgtgcaaccatcaccacagttgaTCTTAGAACATTTTCACTACCCCAGAAAAAACCCCCATCCTCATTAGCGGTCACTCCTCATTTCACTAACCGTCCCCAGATCGAGAAACCACTTATCCTGTTCTATggttttgcctattctggatatttcatataagcagactcatacaatatgtgtttttttatgattggcttctttcacttagcattaatGTTTTAAGGTGCATCCATGTTAGAACATgtaccagtacttcattcctttttattgctgaataccGTTCCATTGTggggatataccacattttatttattcgcCAGTTAACAGACATTTGGGCTATTTCCACGTTGGCTGTTACGAATTTTTGTGTGAAACCTATGTTTTAACGGCTCTTGAGTTCAGTATATACCTAGGGGTAGAATTGATGGGTCTTACGGAGATtctgtgtttaaccttttgaggaactgtcacatTCTTCTACAAAGAGGTTGCGTTATTATACATTTACCAGAaatgtatgaggattccaatttctccacatcccccaGCATTGTTTTTGTCTGAGTCTAACCAtgctaatgggtgtgaagtggtacctcattttggttttgatttgcatttccttgatagcTAATGatattttcttgtgcttattggctattagtatatcttctttggagaaacggtTATTCagaatctttgcccattttttagttgggCTATTTGGatatttattgagttgtaagaaattttatatatttggatacaagtcccttataatatgatttgcaaatattttctctccgtTTTGTcattctcttttcactttctggATGATGTTCTTTGcacaaaagttttttaattttggtgaggtctaatttaatttttcttcattgcttTTGCACCCCAAAAGGGTGTCGTATCTAAAAACACTTTGCCTAATTtgaggtcacaaagatttactcctatatgttttcttctaagagttttataattttagctcttaacagttaggtccatgatccattttgagttaatttgggGCATGTTATAAGGAAGGGGTCCAACATttcttgcatgtggatatccagttgtcttaGTGTTATTTGTGGAAAGGACTGTTTCTCCATTGAGTTATTTTCATGCCCTTGTCAAAAAtgaattgaccataaatgtgacgATATTTTTCTAGACTCTCAATTTGTTTCCATTACCTGTGTTTCTGTCCTTAGGTCAGTACCACActtcttgattgctgtagctttgtcgtcaattttgaaattgggaagtgggggtcctccaactttgttcttctttttcaagattcttttggcTAGATTCTAGGTCTCTTGCATTTTCACATGAATGTTAGGATCATgttgaatttgtagatcaatGCAATCCTTCAAAATCCTAGCTGGGAGAAGAATTGTCATATTTACaataagtcttctgatccatgaacatagggtgtctttccatttacttaggtcttctttaatttcttataaaaatgttttctaattttcactGTGTAAATCAGTATTTCAAAAAGCTGTCAGGTGATTCAAATGTGCAGGTGGGGTGGAGAACCCTGCTTTTCAGTAACCATGAGTCATCCtaattaagaaaatgtttctaacttactaatcttttttttttcctttttttctttctctgtatacTGACCCaggaattttcattcttttaccaggATGAGTCTCTTTTTGGGGGTTAGACCTTCTCCAATAACTACCATTATTTTGAAGACTGAAATATAGGTTTCAGAGTTTTGTTGTTGACATTCAGAGTGTCTGTGGTAAATAGGGCTGAGGGCTGGTATTCCTTTCTTACCATACTGACATCCCTCTTAGTCCTCTGACTACCTGAAACCTGTATTCTTTGAAAAAGGATACCACTGTTACATAGACAGCTGCAAAGAGAGCTTCCTGTTACCCATTACCAGATATCCAGGCCAGAGCCCTGGTACCTGTCTCAACTCCCAAGTGCCTCCAGGCCAGTGTACCACTTAACATACCTGTCAGACACTAGGAGAACTGTCAGGGGTAGGGTTTCCTTGTCACAGGCTCTTCTAGTAAGCACACAAAAGACACCTAAAACAGAGGAAACTAACAGACTAAATGGATCATTAGCCCATTCTCTCTAATTTATAGCTTGGTTAGAGTGTATCTGCATAATTTTTGGTAAGactgaaatttaaattcagtGTAAAAAGTTGTGCCAGGCTTGTGTTATGAACAAGGCTATAAGCATGATTGGGTACTTAAAACTACTTTTGACAGCTCGGTgcgttgtgaccacctagaggggtgggatagggagggtgggagggagacacaagagggaagagatatggggacataggtatatgtataactgattcactttgttataaagcagaaactaacacaccattgtaaagcaattatactccaataaagatgttaaaaaaaataataataaaactacttCTGAGAATAACATTTTCCAGCCCTTTAGAAGTATACCAGTGATGAGTTAATTTATTGGCCATTCTCATCTGTTTATGAAAATATGGCCCCTTGGTGCTCAGGCTTTGAAACTAGTTTTCTATAATTCTAAAACAGGGATTTATGTTCATTCCAAGGATTGAATCaaggttggtgtgtgtgtgtgtgtgtgtgtgtgtgtgtgtgtgtgtgtgttgctagCCTTAGCTGAACTAGTTTGGGCTaggttttatatttgtaaaatgtaaCCATTTGTATCAGTTTTATAGCAGTTAAACAATAGATATTTAGTAGGGCCTTAGGTATTTGTAGAGTGTGGGTTGGGATAAAGTAAGCAATTAAAAGCTAAATATGTCAAtatctttcatctctttttaggCCATTGCCATTGTGCTGGGGTTTATGGTTATTGTGGCTTttgctttaataattttctttgccGTGAAAACTCGAAGAAAGATGGACCAGTATGACAAGTCAAATATTTTGTGGGACAAGGAACGTATTTATGATGAGCAGCCCCCCAATGTGGAAGAGTGGGTAAGTGTTTTAAGAAAGTCAGTAAATGTCCAGTTTTTTTATTAGACCCCCAGATTTGTCTCTAAATTTGACCTATACTGCTTtgtgaaactttatttttagaattattgTCTTTGTATATTGCAAAAGTTGTGGCCTCAGGTTTTACTTCGAATGTTTAGAAAGTGGGGTGAGTGGACATGGTTTTGCTACAGGTAAAAGCCAGATTTCTATTTCTAAGAAGTGGATCTAGGCACTGAGAAGAAATGGCTTTTAAAGAAATCACGAAGGAAATAACGTGGCTTTGGAAAACAAAAGcatctcctctccccttcctttttaTTATCCTGCTGATCGTTTTGGAAGTAAATACCATTGCTCAGGATGTTTACTGTCTTTGGTCAAGATTGGCAAGGGTGTTTTTGGGGTGGTAGCAGGTGGCAGGTCTTTAAACTTTTTACATATGGAACAGCCTGGAGAATCACAGGGACTAATTCTGTACTAATATTGACATATGAAATCCTTTAGTGAAGGCAGAGACAGATtagggcagttttttttttttgcatatactgTTAATACTACCAGTAGGTTGCTTCCTAAATGATGCGATTTGCTGAAGTGCAGAAAGTCCCTCTTACCAAAAATACCTCCCAAATGCATGTTCCTGATAGCTAACCTGTTTTTAGGGATGTTCCAAACTTTGTTTCTTAGAAACACTTTGTTAGGATGTTGTTGAGAGCAGCCTCAGAATCTGCCTTCATAGGTTTCTTTGAGCAGATTGGTTTCTTGTCATGAAGGTTAGTTGAGAATCCTGGACCCTGGTTCCAGGGTAGGTTGATTTTGGCCTGTGGGAGTAGAGCGGAGTGGGCTGAGGGTGGGTCCTGCTGGTCAGGTTGGGGCTGAAGATACTGATCATCTTGAAGGCTCCTAGCTCTAGCATCCTGTCCATCTGATGTTTGAAGAAATTTGAATGTAGATGAAATTTTTCTAGTTAAGGTACTAAGACGAAGCAGTCAGGAAAAACAGAAGGTATGGTACGTATGTACCCGTGTTCCCGACCTCTCCTTGAAGCCtgcttgttgtttttttcttcctcattttttccccccGTAAAGTGTGAAGGTGTTggggattgttttcttttgacCTTTAGCTCCAGGCAAGGCCACCTGTAGAGGGAATAGGACAGTCTATTGTGAACTGTGAAGTCAAGGTTTCACTGAGAGTTTCTGGGTGTGTCAGTTTTCACTGGCTGTTGGATTTGTTTACTTAAGGTTTGGAGAGCCTAAAAAACTGACTCAAGAGAGACCAGTGCCAGTAATATTAGAGTCCCAGTGAACTTTGGCTTCTCATCTGATTTTACTGTCATGAAAGTTCAATCAGTTCTAGGTACTTTGGATAATTTGACAAAAGATAGCCATAATAACTTATGGA
It encodes:
- the OCLN gene encoding occludin isoform X1, whose translation is MSSRPLESPPPYRPDEFKPNHYAPSNDVYGGEMHVRPMLSQPAYSFYPEDEILHFYKWTSPPGVIRILSMLIIVMCIAIFACVASTLAWDRGYGTLIGGGIGYPYGGSGFGSYGSGYGYGYGYGYGYGGGYTDPRAAKGFLLAMAAFCFMAALVIFVTSVIRSEISRTRRFYLTVIIVSAVLAIMVFIATIVYIIGVNPTAQASGSLYSSQIYALCNQFYTPAAAGIYVDQYLYHYCVVDPQEAIAIVLGFMVIVAFALIIFFAVKTRRKMDQYDKSNILWDKERIYDEQPPNVEEWVKNVSAGTQDMPPPLSDYVERVDSPVAYSSNGKVNEKRLYPESSYKSTPVPEVAQELPVTSPVEDFRQPHYSNSGNLETLSKRAPSKGRAGKSRRSEQDHYETDYTTGGESCDELEEDWIREYPPITSDQQRQLYKRNFDTGLQEYKSLQAELDEINKELSRLDKELDDYREESEEYMAAADEYNRLKQVKGSADYKSKKNYCKQLKSKLSHIKKMVGDYDRRKT
- the OCLN gene encoding occludin isoform X2, yielding MHVRPMLSQPAYSFYPEDEILHFYKWTSPPGVIRILSMLIIVMCIAIFACVASTLAWDRGYGTLIGGGIGYPYGGSGFGSYGSGYGYGYGYGYGYGGGYTDPRAAKGFLLAMAAFCFMAALVIFVTSVIRSEISRTRRFYLTVIIVSAVLAIMVFIATIVYIIGVNPTAQASGSLYSSQIYALCNQFYTPAAAGIYVDQYLYHYCVVDPQEAIAIVLGFMVIVAFALIIFFAVKTRRKMDQYDKSNILWDKERIYDEQPPNVEEWVKNVSAGTQDMPPPLSDYVERVDSPVAYSSNGKVNEKRLYPESSYKSTPVPEVAQELPVTSPVEDFRQPHYSNSGNLETLSKRAPSKGRAGKSRRSEQDHYETDYTTGGESCDELEEDWIREYPPITSDQQRQLYKRNFDTGLQEYKSLQAELDEINKELSRLDKELDDYREESEEYMAAADEYNRLKQVKGSADYKSKKNYCKQLKSKLSHIKKMVGDYDRRKT